TGTGGCAGCCCGCCACACCACCGACTATGAGCAACGAACGCCACCACGACCGGGCGTCGGCGTCGTCCGGTTCCGACGCGGCGGACGGGTATCGACTGGACAGACGAACCGCGCTGAAACTCGCCAGCGTGGCGGGCGTCGGCGCCGTCTTCTCCGGGACGGCGCTCGGGGACGGCGCGTCGCCGGACGGGGAGCCGATCGATCCGGATCGCTCGCCGCCGTGGGAGGACCGCGACGGGCGGGGCGACCGGTGGGCGGCGGATCGGTGGTTCGTCGAACTCGAGGCGCCGCCGACGGTCCGCGGGGGGACGCCGGCGGACCACGCCGACGAGCGCGCTCGCCTCCGTGCGGCGGCCCGACGCGAGGGCGTCCGGTTCACCGAGCGGTACGACTTCACCGCGCTGTGGAACGGCCTCTCGGTTCGGGCCGACCTCGCCGACGCCGTCGCGATGAGCGGGTTCGACGCCGTCGGCGCGGTGTACCCGGTCGCGCTCGTCGACCGTCCCGATCCCGAAGAGGCGTCGCCGGAACTGGACACCGCGCTCGCGATGACCGGCGCGGACCGCGCGCAGAACCTCGGTCTCACCGGCGACGGCCGCAGCGTCGCGGTCGTCGACACGGGCGTCGACTACAACCACCCGGACCTCGGCGGCGGCGGTGACCCCGACGAGACGATCGAGGCCGGCGCCGACCGCACGTTCGACCACCCGCGGATCAGCCACGGCTGGGACTACGTCGGCGACGAGTTCGACGCCAGCGACCCGGACGCCGAACCCGACCCGAACCCCGACCCGATGGACCGCAACGGCCACGGCACCCACGTGGCCGGCATCGCGGGGGCGAACGCCGCCGCCGACGACGGCGTCACCGGCGTCGCGCCCGCGGTGGCCTTCGGGGCCTACAAGGTGTTCGGCGCCTCCGGGCCCACGACGGCCGACGTCATCGTCGCGGCGCTGGAGGACGCCTACGAGGACGGGATGGACGTCGTCAACATGTCCCTCGGGGCGAGCCTGACGTGGGGACAGGAGTACCCGACGACGGCCGCCAGCAACGAACTCGCCGCGCAGGGCGTCGCGGTCGTCAACTCCGCGGGCAACGACGGCGGACTGGGCGCGTGGAGCCTGAGCGCGCCGGCGAACGCCCACGACATCGTCAGCGTCGCCAGCGCCGAGAACACCTCCCTCGACGCGCTGGCCTTCGAGGTCACCGCGCTCGACGGGTCGGTTCCGTACCTCGAACTCAGCGGCGCGGAACTGCCGCCGACGGCGGGGGAGTCGGCGCCGCTGGCGCTGCCCGCCGAGAGCGAGATCGGCGGCGAGACGGGCTACTTCGGCTGCGAGCCCGAGGACTTCGCGGCGTTCCCGGAGGGCCACGTCGCGCTGATCGAGCGCGGTCATTGCACGTTCGCGCGGAAGTACCTGAACGCCGTCGAGGCCGGGGCGACGGGCGTGGTGATCTTCAACAACGTCTCCGGCCTGTTCAGCGGCACGATCCTCGACGCCGGCGTCGAGGGCGTCTGGGGGGCGGGCATCAGCCGCGCGGACGGGCTCGAACTCGCCGCCCTCGTCGACGCCGGCGAGGAGGTGCGACTCGGCTTCACCGACGAGGAGGTGTCGGTGCCGAACCCGAACGCCGGCCTGCTGTCGAGTTTCAGCTCCTACGGACAGGACGTCGAACTCGCGTTCGGC
The Salinilacihabitans rarus DNA segment above includes these coding regions:
- a CDS encoding S8 family serine peptidase, with the translated sequence MSNERHHDRASASSGSDAADGYRLDRRTALKLASVAGVGAVFSGTALGDGASPDGEPIDPDRSPPWEDRDGRGDRWAADRWFVELEAPPTVRGGTPADHADERARLRAAARREGVRFTERYDFTALWNGLSVRADLADAVAMSGFDAVGAVYPVALVDRPDPEEASPELDTALAMTGADRAQNLGLTGDGRSVAVVDTGVDYNHPDLGGGGDPDETIEAGADRTFDHPRISHGWDYVGDEFDASDPDAEPDPNPDPMDRNGHGTHVAGIAGANAAADDGVTGVAPAVAFGAYKVFGASGPTTADVIVAALEDAYEDGMDVVNMSLGASLTWGQEYPTTAASNELAAQGVAVVNSAGNDGGLGAWSLSAPANAHDIVSVASAENTSLDALAFEVTALDGSVPYLELSGAELPPTAGESAPLALPAESEIGGETGYFGCEPEDFAAFPEGHVALIERGHCTFARKYLNAVEAGATGVVIFNNVSGLFSGTILDAGVEGVWGAGISRADGLELAALVDAGEEVRLGFTDEEVSVPNPNAGLLSSFSSYGQDVELAFGPTLTAPGGLITSTYPLERDGYAMLSGTSMAAPHVAGAVALLLEAEPDLDPFAVRDRLQNTAEPAPWSLAPGAGFLDHSFRQGAGMLRIDEAVGADRRVEPGQIAVGDADRTEVTVTVYNDGDTDVEYAIDHAGTLGTAASTFEPTFLLPGAAVEAPETVTVPAGDSTAVDVTIVAPGFGWPNHQYGGYVELRPDDEDAATLRVPYAGYDGEYLDLPLFGYYEGPDEFVEREPRLAAIVDEADGDPVTEPVEAGHEFAVAEGDYPVVEAFFGHFPREMRVYAEHRESGREWLAMADEYLPRSEGPNHYRQFPWPGTTRAGESDAARPVPSGTYTLRVEVLHTLGDPENPAHWETWKSPAFELDTRRARRPTASPVDSPASSGE